Below is a window of Candidatus Omnitrophota bacterium DNA.
AGAAGACAATGGTAGAGAATTTATTTCTGGCGCCATCCAGTCTGGATCTTACTGGCGCGGAAGTAGAGCTAGTTGGCGCCATGGGTAGGGAATATCGCCTAAAAAGGGGCTTGGTAGAAGAGAGAAATAATTTTGATTTCGTGATCATTGATTCACCGCCATCCTTGGGGCTGTTAACCATAAACGCCCTGTCTGCAGCTGATTCTGTACTGATTCCCGTTCAATGCGAATATTATGCGCTTGAAGGTTTAGCGCAATTAATGAATACTATTACCTTGGTCAAGAATAATCTGAACCAGAATTTGGTAGTAGAAGGAATCGTCTTGACAATGGCGGATTTCCGCACGAATCTTAGCCGGGAAGTTATCCGGGAAGTAAAGAATAGTTTCAAAGAAAAAGTTTATGAATCGATTATTCCCCGCAGTATCCGGTTGAGCGAGGCCCCGAGCTATGGCAAGCCAATCGCCCTCTATGATAAAAATAATCTGGGAGCTGTGAAATACGAAGAGTTGGCGAAGGAAATAGCCGGAATTAAAATAATCTCTAACATCGAAGAAACGCCACAGGATATTAATACAACCCCATCCATTTAAAGGAGCGGTTTAATGGAAAGAAAAGCCTTGGGTAAAGGGATAAGCGCGTTAATCCCGGCAACAGAGGAAGTTCAGAGCAAGAAGATTGCGTTCTTGGATTTGGCAAAAGTAAAACCGAATCCATTGCAGCCCAGAGAAGATTTTGATCCGGAAAGCATGGCTGAACTGGTCCAGTCAATCAAAGAAAAAGGATTGTTGCAACCGATCCTGGTCCGGCCCAAAGGTGACAATTATGAACTAATAGCTGGCGAACGCAGGCTTCGTGCTGCTAACCTATTGAATTTAAAAGAGATACCGGCGATAATCAAAGATGTTGAAGACAGGGATTCGTTGGAATTAGCGCTGATAGAAAATATTCAAAGACAGGAACTCAATCCTATTGAAGAGGCGCGCGCTTATCAGTATTTAATTGAAAAGTTCCGGCTTACGCAAGAAGAGGTCGGGGACGTTTTAGGTAAATCCCGGGTGACCATTACCAATTCTTTGCGGTTATTGAAATTGCCGGGAGAGATCCAGGAAGAAGTAAGGAGCGGCCGGATCTCATATGCTCATGGCCGGGCGCTGTTGGAAATAGAAGACGCAAATATGCAGAGAAAACTAGTTAGGGATATAATATCTAAGTCCCTGTCCGTCAGAGAGTTAGAGAGCATAATCAAGACTCGACGCCCTTTGGCTGGACGAGTCAGGATTGGCGCAAGAAGTAAAAATATCGACCCGCAAGTAGTGATAATGGAAGAGCAATTACAGCAGGCGTTGGCTACAAAGGTAAGGGTCGTAAAAAATAAGAAACGGGGACATATCGTGGTTGAATTTTATTCGCAGGAAGACTTGGAGAGGATCGTTAGCAAGATGAGAGGAGAAACTAAGCTATGAACCAGGCGGTTTTAATTTTGATCAAACCCGACGGCCTTAAAAAATCTTTGACCGGCAATATCCTGACCCGGCTTTCCGAAACAAAGCTGGAGATAGTTGCCGCAAAAATGGTCAGGGTCTCCCGGGGTTTGGCTGAGGAGCATTACAGGCATCTTAAGGACAAGCCTTTTTTCGACGAACTGATCAAGTATCTGCGCGGCGAGCTGCACGACCGGAAAAAGGTCATGGCGCTTGTTTATTGGGGCAAGGACGCAATACAAAAATGCCGGGAATTGGCCGGGGCGACGAATCCCGAACAAGCTGACCCAACCTCGATCCGCGGAGCCTACGGCCGAATATTGACCTCCGGGCTTTTTGAAAACGTGATTCATGTTTCTTCCGACTCGGACGAGGCGTCGCGGGAGATTAAACTGTGGTTCCTCCCGGAGGAAGTGATCGTCGATCTTTACCCGACCAGGGATACGGTTATAAAAGATTTCAAACAAGCGATCTGGGCTTGAAGAAAGAGGCAGCGATGCTTAAAAGCATGACCGGTTTCGGCGCCGCAGAAATCGCGGTTCCGGGTTTTGGAACGATAAATGTGGAGTTGCGCAGCACCAACCATAAGTTTTTCGAAATGGTCTTTCATTCCCCCGACGGGTTCATCTGTTTCGAGGACAAGATAAAGAAAGAGATAGAAACCAGGATCAAGCGCGGCAGGGTTATCTGCGTATTAAGCGTTTTCGGCAAGGCCAGCCCGCGCGTTTCGATGAATAAAGAGCTTTTGCGCAGGTACGTTGCGGCGATAAAGGATATTTCCAAGCTTTACCGGATCTCTGACGGGATGAATATAAATACACTGGTTGGCTTGCCGGGAGTTTTATCGCTGACCGAGGAGAAGATCCCGGTGGCAAGGTTTTGGCCGCATTTAGGTAAAGCCGTGGCGATGGCCTTATCCGAACTTAGCGCCACGCGCAGCAAAGAAGGCCGGGCGCTGTTCGGGCATCTTGACGCTAACTCCAAAGGCTTGTCCGCTAATTTAAAATTTATCCGGTCCAGGTTCGCCAAGATAATCCTGGAAAAAAGCCGGAAGATCAAGATAGACGCGGAGCGCGCCGCTTTTCTGAAAGACGCGGATATTGCCGAGGAAATCGACCGGCTGGATTTTCATATAAAGAGCTTTAAGGGTAAGCTAAATCTTTCCTGCGCAATAGGTAAAGAACTCGATTTTATCTGTCAGGAGATGCAGCGCGAGGCTAATACCATGGGAGCGAAAGCCTGTGACATGCAGATCTCCGGCAGGGTGGTTCAGATGAAAAGCCAGATCGAAAAACTGCGCGAACAGGCGCAGAATATAGAATGAAAGCCGGGTTAAAAAAAGAGGCAAAGGGCGCAAGGGTATTTGTTATCTCCGGGCCTTCAGGGTCGGGGAAGACCACGCTGGCCCGGAGGATACTGGCGGACAAAAGATTCAAAAATAAGCTGGCGAGGTCGGTTTCATTCACTACCCGGCCTAAAAGATCCGGCGAGGTTAACGGCAAGGATTATTTTTTCATCAGCGCGGAAGAATTCAAAAAAAACCTGCGGCAGAAAAAAATCCTTGAATGGACCAGATATTTAGGGTATTATTACGGAACAGCCAGACGGGCTGTGGATGATCAGATCGGCCGGGGAAAAGGGGTTGTGCTTTGCCTGGATCTTAAAGGCGCGGCAAGGGTTAAAAAGCTTTATCCGGGGCAAGCAGTGACTATATTTGTCATGCCGCCTTCTATGGAAGAGCTGGCCGGCAGGATACATAAAAGATGCAGCCAGACCCAAGAAGAGGAGATCCGCAAGAGGTTAAGCCGGGCAAAAGAAGAAATAAGGGCCTTTCGCCGGTATGATTATTCGCTGGTAAACCGGGATCTAACTAAAGCGGTCAAGCAGCTCAAGGGCATTATTATTAAAAATTTTAACAGCGTTATCAGGAGGCCGAATTAATGGAATATGTTGCCTTGGAAAAATTATTGGACAAGAGCGGAGGGTCTTTATATAAATTAGTTGTCCTGGCGTCCAAAAGGGCGCTGGATCTTGCCGAAGGAAAACCGCGGCTTGTGGAAAATGTAAGCCCGAATACCAAACCGTCGATAATCGCCTTGCAGGAGATCTCCGACGGCATGGTCAAGGTTAAGGGTTAGTCCGGTATGCCCAATGGTTAAAAAGAAAGAGGTCATTTTAGGGGTTACCGCCAGCGTCGCCATCTACAAGGCTTGTGAGATCACCCGGCGTTTAAGGGATCAAGGATTTTCGGTCAGCGTGGTAATGACCAAAGAGGCCCGGGATTTCATAAGCCCTTTATTATTTGCGAGCCTTTCAGCGAATAAGGTATACGGCGATATGGGGTATGATCCGCAGGCCTGGGAGATAGAACATGTTTCCCTGGCGGATAAGGCGGACCTGGTATTGGTCGCCCCGGCTACCGCGAATATTATCGCTAAGGCCGCCTGCGGAATATGTGACGACCTTTTGACCTGTTTGATATCGGCGACAAAAGCGCCGGTTCTCTTTTGCCCGGCGATGAACGAGGGAATGTTTTTGAATAAGATAACCCAGGCTAATATCAAGAAGCTGGAATCCCTGGGGTATGGATTTGTGCAGCCGCGAAAAGGCGGTCTTGCTTGCGGCAAGGTGGGCGTCGGCTGCCTGGCTGAGGTTGAGACGATTGTTAAAGAGGCAGTGAAGATTTTATAGATCCGGCGACGTAGCCAAGTGGCAAGGCAACTGTCTGCAAAACAGTTATTCAGCGGTTCGAATCCGCTCGTCGCCTTAATTCTCGAGAAGAGTGTAGCTGTAATCGTTCCGGATGCGAACGACGGGCAAGTGGTGGAATGGCATACACGACAGACTTAAAATCTGTTGGCCGTAAGGTCGTGAGGGTTCAACTCCCTCCTTGCCCACTTTGCCTGGGAAGATATTTCGGGCTCATAGCTCAGCCCCGAAACGCAGCGTAAAAATCTATTAGCGCTTCGGGATTGCGGATGTGGAGACAGAAAAGGAAGTCATCCGCCATTGGTTTATAAGGTGTTCGCTATGAGCGAACGCTATTAAAAAATTTCGGGCTCATAGCTCAGTTGGTTAGAGCGTTGCGTTGACATCGCAAAGGTCTGAGGTTCAAGTCCTCATGGGCCCATTTTTAATTTTTATTAAAGAATATGGATCTGAACATATTACGGCATTCCTGCTCGCACGTGATGGCTGAGGCGGTAAAGGAGCTTTGGCCGGAAACGAAGCTGACTATCGGTCCGGCTATCGAAGACGGGTTTTACTACGACTTCGATAAAAAAGAGCCTTTTACCGACGATGATCTGGCCAGGATCGAAACGAAGATGGCCGAGATCGTCAAGCGGGATGAGAAATTCACCCGTCAGGAGTTAAGCAAGGTCGAAGCTGCGGAGGTATTTAAAAAGCCGGGTGAAAGCTATAAACTGGAATTGATCCGGGATATAGCCGATGAAAAGGTCTCTATCTATAGAACCGGGGAGGATTTCGTCGATCTTTGCCGCGGCCCGCATATAGATTCCACCGGACAGATCAAGGCGTTCAAATTATTGTCCGTTGCCGGGGCGTACTGGCACGGCATTGAGACAAATCCCATGCTCCAGAGGATATACGGGACTTGTTTCGAGAGCAAAAAAGAATTAGACGCGTATTTGAAGGATCTTGAGGAAAGAAAACTGCGCGACCACCGCAAGGTCGGCCCCGCATTAGAGCTCTTTGATATTTATCAGGAAGAAGCGGGGCCCGGCCTGGTGTTTTATCATCCCAAGGGCGCGCTTTTAAGAAAGATCATCGAGGATTTTGAGAAGGACGCGCACTTGAAGCGCGGTTACCAGCTGGTGGTCACTCCGCATATAATGCAGGCGGAATTATGGAAAACCTCCGGGCATTATGATTACTACAAAGAGAACATGTACACCTTTAAGATCGAAGAGAAGGAATTCGTCTTGAAGCCGATGAACTGCCCGGGGCATATACTGATCTATAAATCCAAAACCCGCAGTTATAGGGATCTGCCGATAAGGCTGTTTGAGTTGGGAACGGTTTACCGCCATGAAAAGGCCGGGGTGATGCATGGTTTGCTCAGGGTGCGTGGTTTCACCCAGGACGACGCGCATATATTCTGTCTGCCTACGCAATTAAAAGCAGAGATAAAAGACGTTGTGGAGTTTGTATTTAGCACAATGAAGCTTTTCGGGTTTAACAACCTGGGTATTGAGCTTAGCACCAGGCCGGCTAAGTCCATCGGTTCGGATGGAGACTGGGAATTAGCTACCGATGCCCTGGAGAATTCCCTGAAAGATCTGGGCTTGGCTTACGAGATCAACGAAGGAGACGGCGCATTCTACGGCCCGAAGATAGATATAAAATTAAAAGACGCATTAAAACGTTCATGGCAGTGCGCGACAGTGCAATGCGATTTCGCCCTGCCCAAAAGATTTGATCTGGCTTATGTTGACACCGACGGTTCATTAAAGCAGCCGATCATGCTCCACCGTGTTCTTTTAGGAAGCCTGGAGAGGTTTACCGCCTGCCTCACCGAGCAATATATGGGGGATTTCCCGTTGTGGCTGGCTCCGGTCCAGGTAGGGATAATACCGGTGCGCGAAGAATCCAACGCCTATGGCTTAAAAGTCAAAAAAACCCTGGAAGACGCCGGGATACGGGTAGAAATGGATAACCGCAGCGAGACCCTGAATAAGAGGATCCGGCAGGCGGAGATCGATAAGATCCCTTATGTCCTGGTCCTCGGTGAACGTGAAGAAAAAGCGGGGGCTGTTAATGTGCGCAAAAGGCATGTTAAAGAACAGGCCGGAATGGGGCTCGAAGAATTTGTCGAAAAGTTAAAGAACGAGATCAGGGAAAAAGTAGTATAATATAAACGGGGCAACCGGAGCTACGGTCATTACCGGCAATCCGGCTAAACCCCAAAAATGAGGAGGTGGTAGAGATAAAAAAATATATCCGTATCAACGAGAAGATCCGCGTCCCCGAAGTCCGTTTAGTCGGTCCGGAAAGCAATCAGTTGGGAGTGGTTTCTACGGATAAGGCCCGGGAGCTATCCGCTCAATATGAATTAGACCTGGTAGAGGTGGCGCCGCAGGCGAATCCGCCTGTATGCCGGATCATGGATTTCAGTAAATTCAAGTACGACCAGGAAAAGAAGGAGCGCGAGGCCAAGAAGCACCAGAAACAGAGCCGCATAAAAGAGATCCGTCTTCACCCTAATATCGACGAACATGACTATCTGGTAAAAATGAGGCAGGCCCAAAGTTTCCTGAAGAAAAAAGACAGGGTTAAGATCGACCTTTTCTTTAAAGGCAGGCAGATAGAGCATTCGGATTTAGGCAGAAAGATTTTAGATAGATTTATAATCGACACCCAGGCCGAGGGGCTGGTAGAGAAAGAGCCGACCCTGGAAGGCAAAATACTGTCGCTGGTCCTGGCGCCGAAAAAGGGCAAGGAATAAAAACAACCCGGTAAGAAAATAAAAAAGAGGATAAAATGCCAAAGTTAAAAACAAAAAAAGGCGTGGCCAAAAGGTTTAGGACCACCAAAAAAGGAAAGATCAAATTCAATGCCGGCGGCAAGAGCCACCTGCAGACAAATAAAAGCGCCAAGCGCGTGCGCAATCTGCGCAAGTCGAGGAAAGTGGTGAATAAGAAAGAGCTCAAGTATCTTAAGAAGATGCTGCCCTACGGATAAATCCCCGCAGGGTTAAGATGTTGTATTTGAAAAGGAGAAAGTGAAATGGCAAAAGCAAAACACAGCGCAGCTACCAAGAAAAGGAAGAAAAGGGTATTAAAACAAACTAAGGGGTTCTGGGGCGATAGGAGCAAGCAGTTCCAGCAGGCCCGCAGGGCGCTTATGCACGCCTTGGTTTACAGCTATAGGGACCGTAAAGCGCGTAAAAGGGATTTCCGCAAGCTTTGGATCGCCCGGATCAACGCGGCATGCAGGGCTGAAGGCATCACTTACAATAGATTCATCAACGGCCTTAAGAAATCCAATATCGAGTTGGACCGTAAGATCCTGGCTGAACTGGCGGTTACAGAGAACAAGGCCTTTAAGAAGCTGATCGAAAAAACCAAAGGTTAATCCCGGTTTGATGTTAGAGGAAGGCGGATATGTACGTTATAATAATCGGTTGCGGCAGGGTTGGGGCGGAATTGGCCAAACTCCTGGCGAACGAAGGCCATAACGTAGTTATAATCGACAAAAGCTCAAAGTCTTTTGACCGGCTGGGCAATACCTTTAACGGCCTGTCCCTGGTCGGCAATGGTTTTGACCTGGCGCTCTTAAGACAGGCAGGGGTTGAGAAAGCCGACGCCTTCTGTTGCGTGACCAATGGGGATAATACCAACCTTATCTCCGCCCAGGTGGCGAAAAAGATATTCAAGGTGCCCAAGGTCATTGCCCGGATATATGACCCGCGCCGGGCGAACATATTCAAGGCGCTGGGGTTGGATATATTGGGCGGGACAACTCTTTTCGCTTCGATGATCCGCGACAAGATCGTGGAAAGCCGGTTTTCCAGCTATCTGATCGAGACCAAAGATCTGGGGGTCCTGGAGCTTGAGGTCAAAAAAGAACTTGCCGGCAAAACCGTGCTGGATGTGAACGTCCCTCAGGAGCTTATGGTGGTGGCGTTGAAGCGGTTGGATGCGACCATCATTCCCGAATCAAAAACAGTATTAAAGGCTAAAGATATAATAATGGCTGTGGTTAAGGTGTCCAGCCTGAAAAAGATAAAAGCGCATTTTGGTATATAAGCTCGGGTAAAAGGCCATGTATATAATAATCGTAGGCGCAGGCAAGGTCGGGTATTTCTTGGGGAAAAGGCTTTGCGCCAGCAAACATACGGTCAGTATTGTTGATAAGGACAAGGATATCTGCGAGCATGTCGCTAAAGAGTTGAATGCGCTGGTGGTAAACGGCGACGGCTGTGATCCTGATATACTGGAAGAGGCCGGGGCGAAGCGTGCGGATGTGGTGGCTGCGGTGACCGGCGAAGACGAAG
It encodes the following:
- a CDS encoding nucleoside-diphosphate kinase; the encoded protein is MNQAVLILIKPDGLKKSLTGNILTRLSETKLEIVAAKMVRVSRGLAEEHYRHLKDKPFFDELIKYLRGELHDRKKVMALVYWGKDAIQKCRELAGATNPEQADPTSIRGAYGRILTSGLFENVIHVSSDSDEASREIKLWFLPEEVIVDLYPTRDTVIKDFKQAIWA
- the gmk gene encoding guanylate kinase, producing the protein MKAGLKKEAKGARVFVISGPSGSGKTTLARRILADKRFKNKLARSVSFTTRPKRSGEVNGKDYFFISAEEFKKNLRQKKILEWTRYLGYYYGTARRAVDDQIGRGKGVVLCLDLKGAARVKKLYPGQAVTIFVMPPSMEELAGRIHKRCSQTQEEEIRKRLSRAKEEIRAFRRYDYSLVNRDLTKAVKQLKGIIIKNFNSVIRRPN
- the rpoZ gene encoding DNA-directed RNA polymerase subunit omega, which translates into the protein MEYVALEKLLDKSGGSLYKLVVLASKRALDLAEGKPRLVENVSPNTKPSIIALQEISDGMVKVKG
- the thrS gene encoding threonine--tRNA ligase codes for the protein MDLNILRHSCSHVMAEAVKELWPETKLTIGPAIEDGFYYDFDKKEPFTDDDLARIETKMAEIVKRDEKFTRQELSKVEAAEVFKKPGESYKLELIRDIADEKVSIYRTGEDFVDLCRGPHIDSTGQIKAFKLLSVAGAYWHGIETNPMLQRIYGTCFESKKELDAYLKDLEERKLRDHRKVGPALELFDIYQEEAGPGLVFYHPKGALLRKIIEDFEKDAHLKRGYQLVVTPHIMQAELWKTSGHYDYYKENMYTFKIEEKEFVLKPMNCPGHILIYKSKTRSYRDLPIRLFELGTVYRHEKAGVMHGLLRVRGFTQDDAHIFCLPTQLKAEIKDVVEFVFSTMKLFGFNNLGIELSTRPAKSIGSDGDWELATDALENSLKDLGLAYEINEGDGAFYGPKIDIKLKDALKRSWQCATVQCDFALPKRFDLAYVDTDGSLKQPIMLHRVLLGSLERFTACLTEQYMGDFPLWLAPVQVGIIPVREESNAYGLKVKKTLEDAGIRVEMDNRSETLNKRIRQAEIDKIPYVLVLGEREEKAGAVNVRKRHVKEQAGMGLEEFVEKLKNEIREKVV
- a CDS encoding AAA family ATPase, which produces MGKVIAVCNQKGGTAKTTTAINISTYLALLGKKVLVIDLDPQANCTSGLGVDRHGIKKSTYHVLLEEAGVQEILQKTMVENLFLAPSSLDLTGAEVELVGAMGREYRLKRGLVEERNNFDFVIIDSPPSLGLLTINALSAADSVLIPVQCEYYALEGLAQLMNTITLVKNNLNQNLVVEGIVLTMADFRTNLSREVIREVKNSFKEKVYESIIPRSIRLSEAPSYGKPIALYDKNNLGAVKYEELAKEIAGIKIISNIEETPQDINTTPSI
- the rplT gene encoding 50S ribosomal protein L20; this encodes MAKAKHSAATKKRKKRVLKQTKGFWGDRSKQFQQARRALMHALVYSYRDRKARKRDFRKLWIARINAACRAEGITYNRFINGLKKSNIELDRKILAELAVTENKAFKKLIEKTKG
- a CDS encoding TrkA family potassium uptake protein is translated as MYVIIIGCGRVGAELAKLLANEGHNVVIIDKSSKSFDRLGNTFNGLSLVGNGFDLALLRQAGVEKADAFCCVTNGDNTNLISAQVAKKIFKVPKVIARIYDPRRANIFKALGLDILGGTTLFASMIRDKIVESRFSSYLIETKDLGVLELEVKKELAGKTVLDVNVPQELMVVALKRLDATIIPESKTVLKAKDIIMAVVKVSSLKKIKAHFGI
- the rpmI gene encoding 50S ribosomal protein L35, coding for MPKLKTKKGVAKRFRTTKKGKIKFNAGGKSHLQTNKSAKRVRNLRKSRKVVNKKELKYLKKMLPYG
- a CDS encoding ParB/RepB/Spo0J family partition protein, whose translation is MERKALGKGISALIPATEEVQSKKIAFLDLAKVKPNPLQPREDFDPESMAELVQSIKEKGLLQPILVRPKGDNYELIAGERRLRAANLLNLKEIPAIIKDVEDRDSLELALIENIQRQELNPIEEARAYQYLIEKFRLTQEEVGDVLGKSRVTITNSLRLLKLPGEIQEEVRSGRISYAHGRALLEIEDANMQRKLVRDIISKSLSVRELESIIKTRRPLAGRVRIGARSKNIDPQVVIMEEQLQQALATKVRVVKNKKRGHIVVEFYSQEDLERIVSKMRGETKL
- the infC gene encoding translation initiation factor IF-3, which codes for MVEIKKYIRINEKIRVPEVRLVGPESNQLGVVSTDKARELSAQYELDLVEVAPQANPPVCRIMDFSKFKYDQEKKEREAKKHQKQSRIKEIRLHPNIDEHDYLVKMRQAQSFLKKKDRVKIDLFFKGRQIEHSDLGRKILDRFIIDTQAEGLVEKEPTLEGKILSLVLAPKKGKE
- a CDS encoding YicC family protein; translation: MLKSMTGFGAAEIAVPGFGTINVELRSTNHKFFEMVFHSPDGFICFEDKIKKEIETRIKRGRVICVLSVFGKASPRVSMNKELLRRYVAAIKDISKLYRISDGMNINTLVGLPGVLSLTEEKIPVARFWPHLGKAVAMALSELSATRSKEGRALFGHLDANSKGLSANLKFIRSRFAKIILEKSRKIKIDAERAAFLKDADIAEEIDRLDFHIKSFKGKLNLSCAIGKELDFICQEMQREANTMGAKACDMQISGRVVQMKSQIEKLREQAQNIE